A single genomic interval of Koleobacter methoxysyntrophicus harbors:
- a CDS encoding glycosyltransferase family 2 protein, whose amino-acid sequence MKSELAVIVLNWNNWKDTLECLSSLLKQSYKNFEIILLDNGSTDGSVERIKQWIRENYSDDRLEYIEYERSSIETNNYSISPKDPKKTKITIILNGENLGFAKGNNVGIKYVLQTGSVRYIFLLNNDTTLEENSLKNLMKEVEKNPEIKVATTKICYYDKPDLIWNCGGEISFLGVRKYYFGKEDEKKCPAKNFEVGLVTGCALLVDVNIIKKYGALTERFFFGEEDWDFSLRMKKAGVKMFCIPSSVVYHKVSASTNNFFDKNSIFKSCIHYVNRFVNLKSHYNKVYWYIWREGYFMYIFYLFKRKKLNNQQALKAISIIRKYSNECDSVTKDIVERIRQEVKSL is encoded by the coding sequence ATGAAGAGTGAATTAGCTGTTATAGTTTTAAATTGGAATAATTGGAAAGATACATTAGAGTGCCTTTCATCATTATTGAAACAAAGTTATAAAAATTTTGAAATAATACTATTAGACAATGGTTCGACTGATGGCTCTGTAGAAAGAATAAAACAATGGATAAGAGAAAATTATTCCGATGATAGACTTGAATATATTGAGTATGAGCGTAGCTCCATTGAAACAAATAATTATAGTATTTCCCCCAAAGATCCTAAGAAAACAAAAATAACTATAATTTTAAATGGAGAAAATTTAGGATTTGCCAAGGGAAATAATGTAGGAATAAAATATGTTCTTCAAACTGGCAGTGTAAGATATATTTTTTTACTCAATAACGATACTACATTAGAAGAAAATAGTTTAAAAAATTTGATGAAAGAGGTAGAAAAAAATCCCGAAATCAAGGTAGCTACGACAAAGATATGTTATTATGATAAGCCAGATTTAATATGGAATTGTGGTGGAGAAATTAGTTTTTTAGGTGTTAGGAAATATTATTTTGGAAAAGAAGATGAAAAAAAATGTCCAGCTAAGAACTTTGAAGTCGGATTAGTAACTGGCTGTGCATTATTAGTTGATGTTAACATAATCAAAAAATATGGTGCGTTAACAGAAAGATTTTTCTTTGGCGAAGAAGACTGGGACTTTAGTCTTAGAATGAAAAAAGCTGGTGTAAAAATGTTCTGTATTCCTTCATCTGTGGTTTATCATAAAGTAAGTGCTTCTACAAACAACTTCTTTGACAAAAATAGTATATTTAAGAGTTGTATACATTATGTAAATAGGTTTGTTAACTTAAAAAGTCATTATAACAAAGTGTATTGGTACATTTGGCGCGAAGGATATTTTATGTATATATTTTATTTATTTAAAAGAAAGAAATTAAATAATCAACAAGCGTTGAAAGCAATAAGCATAATCCGAAAATATAGTAATGAGTGTGACTCCGTTACTAAAGATATTGTTGAACGAATACGTCAGGAAGTGAAGAGTCTATGA
- a CDS encoding glycosyltransferase, which yields MIKKIVIAGTLPPPVGGVTIHTKRLKLLLDEIGVDNTFVNLRPQKNSGRLSFKLYVRNFLNCIKSSRKNILHYQLNNWIEVAVLSLLSKLMGGRVISTIHSFRPEEFSVMQRFFFNIGKKFIDVFIAPSETIRVKLIQYKVIDSKIIVLNTYLPPSESELNEKLPDELMKFINNSEKVVVANAYKLYLDENNVDVYGLDMCIEVCARIPEINFIFCVPIIEDKVYFEKCLEMIKAYSIEDRFLIYNKNISLVSLFRYADVFVRPTSTDSFGISVAEAISCGVPAIASDVCERAKGTVIFKSRNIEDFEKKIKYVISKDCYDYNQKEQSDYIIRYIDLYDTIGS from the coding sequence ATGATAAAAAAAATTGTTATTGCTGGAACCTTGCCCCCGCCTGTTGGCGGGGTTACCATACATACAAAGAGGTTAAAATTATTACTAGATGAGATAGGAGTAGATAACACATTTGTTAACCTTAGGCCTCAGAAAAATAGTGGTAGATTAAGCTTTAAATTATACGTTAGAAATTTTTTGAATTGTATAAAATCTTCTAGGAAGAATATTTTGCATTATCAGTTAAATAATTGGATAGAAGTTGCAGTTTTATCGTTATTAAGTAAGCTGATGGGGGGACGTGTAATTTCTACAATTCATAGTTTTAGGCCAGAAGAATTCTCGGTAATGCAAAGATTTTTTTTTAATATTGGGAAAAAATTTATTGATGTGTTTATAGCACCTTCTGAAACGATAAGGGTAAAACTGATTCAATATAAAGTAATTGATTCTAAAATTATTGTTCTCAACACATATTTACCTCCATCAGAATCAGAATTAAATGAAAAGCTACCAGATGAGCTAATGAAATTTATCAATAACTCGGAAAAGGTTGTTGTAGCTAATGCATATAAATTATATCTTGACGAAAATAACGTTGATGTATATGGACTGGATATGTGCATAGAAGTTTGCGCAAGAATTCCTGAAATAAATTTCATTTTTTGCGTTCCTATAATTGAAGATAAAGTTTATTTTGAGAAGTGTCTTGAAATGATAAAAGCATATAGCATTGAGGATAGATTTTTAATATATAATAAGAATATTTCTTTAGTTTCATTGTTCAGATACGCTGATGTTTTTGTTAGACCTACATCAACAGATAGTTTTGGGATATCGGTAGCTGAGGCAATTTCATGTGGTGTTCCAGCGATTGCCTCAGATGTATGTGAAAGAGCTAAAGGAACAGTCATTTTTAAATCAAGAAATATAGAAGATTTTGAAAAAAAAATTAAGTATGTTATTTCGAAAGATTGCTATGACTATAATCAAAAGGAACAATCTGATTATATTATTCGATATATTGATTTATATGATACTATAGGCAGCTAG